The Halorhabdus sp. BNX81 genome includes a region encoding these proteins:
- a CDS encoding signal recognition particle protein Srp54, which produces MVLDDLGSSLRGALDGLRGKSRISEEDVQAVVKEIQRSLLQADVDVDLVMDLSDSIETRALEEEPPAGTSARDWVLRIVYEELVDLVGESTELPLEPQTIVLAGLQGSGKTTSAAKIAWWFSKKGLRPAVIQTDTWRPGAYEQAEEMAERAEVDFYGDPDEDDAVKIARDGLEATDDADVQIVDTAGRHALEDGLIDELEDIESVADPDHNLLVLDAAIGQEAKEQASRFEDAVGIDGVVITKLDGTAKGGGALVAVNETDSTIAFLGTGETVKDVERFEPSGFISRLLGMGDLQQLTERVERAMEETQAEEGDWGPEDMLDGEFTLKDMRKQMEAMNKMGPLDQVMDMIPGLGGGMMDQLPDDAMDVTQERMRDFEVIMDSMTEAELENPRQIGRSRTERIARGSGKPKDRIRELLEQHKMMDRTLNQFQGMGDADMERMMKQMEGGDMGDMGDMGGMGGMGGGPFGD; this is translated from the coding sequence ATGGTACTCGACGATCTGGGATCGTCCCTGCGGGGGGCACTCGACGGCCTCCGGGGGAAGTCCCGCATCAGCGAGGAGGACGTCCAGGCGGTCGTCAAGGAGATCCAGCGATCGCTGCTCCAGGCCGACGTCGACGTCGACCTGGTGATGGACCTCTCCGACAGCATCGAGACCCGCGCCTTAGAGGAGGAGCCGCCGGCCGGTACCTCCGCGCGGGACTGGGTACTGCGCATCGTCTATGAGGAACTCGTCGACCTGGTCGGCGAATCGACCGAACTTCCCCTGGAGCCACAGACGATCGTGCTGGCGGGCCTCCAGGGATCAGGGAAGACCACCTCCGCGGCGAAGATCGCCTGGTGGTTCTCGAAAAAGGGGCTCCGGCCGGCGGTCATCCAGACCGACACCTGGCGGCCCGGGGCCTACGAACAGGCCGAGGAGATGGCCGAGCGAGCGGAAGTCGACTTCTACGGCGATCCCGACGAGGACGACGCCGTCAAGATCGCCCGCGATGGACTCGAAGCGACCGACGACGCGGACGTCCAGATCGTCGACACCGCTGGTCGACACGCGCTGGAGGACGGGCTCATCGACGAACTCGAAGACATCGAGTCGGTCGCCGACCCGGACCACAACCTGCTGGTGCTCGACGCCGCGATCGGCCAGGAAGCCAAAGAACAGGCCAGCCGCTTCGAGGACGCGGTCGGCATCGACGGCGTCGTGATCACCAAACTCGACGGGACGGCCAAGGGTGGCGGTGCCCTCGTCGCCGTCAACGAGACCGACTCGACCATTGCCTTCCTGGGCACCGGCGAGACGGTCAAGGACGTCGAGCGCTTCGAGCCCTCCGGGTTCATCTCCCGGCTGCTCGGGATGGGCGACCTTCAGCAACTCACGGAACGCGTCGAACGCGCGATGGAGGAAACCCAGGCCGAAGAGGGTGACTGGGGGCCGGAGGACATGCTCGATGGCGAGTTCACCCTCAAGGACATGCGCAAGCAGATGGAGGCGATGAACAAGATGGGGCCGCTGGATCAGGTCATGGACATGATCCCCGGCCTCGGCGGCGGGATGATGGATCAGTTGCCCGACGACGCCATGGACGTCACCCAGGAGCGCATGCGTGACTTCGAGGTTATCATGGACTCGATGACCGAGGCCGAACTCGAGAACCCCCGTCAGATCGGCCGGAGTCGAACCGAACGCATCGCGCGAGGTTCGGGCAAACCCAAGGACCGCATCCGGGAACTCTTAGAGCAGCACAAGATGATGGACCGCACCCTCAATCAGTTCCAGGGCATGGGCGACGCCGACATGGAGCGCATGATGAAGCAGATGGAGGGCGGCGACATGGGGGACATGGGCGATATGGGCGGCATGGGTGGCATGGGCGGCGGGCCCTTCGGGGACTGA
- a CDS encoding threonine synthase: protein MERVCTDCGRTYPLEGPWRCACGSPLDLRGLPDLPAQPPELDRDAGLWGCEGFLPVDARVTLGEGWTPLLNGKEDGVQYKREHLFPTGSFKDRGAAVVVSHALDRGADRVIEDSSGNAGLAIATYAARAGIDAEIFVPSDAKPGKLRAIERTGAALRQVEGDRADVTQACIDAVEAGDGYYASHAWEPLFLVGTATFALEVAAQRGWEAPDAVVTPLGHGTLFLGASRGFDRLQRAGWIDDVPRLFGVQASGVAPIAAARGNDRDAGRNDFADGIQIAEPVRRGGILDAIEASGGDAIAVTAAETEQAHDRLARCGLAVEPTSATAVAGLERLREQGAIGEDDDVVVPLTGDN, encoded by the coding sequence ATGGAGCGCGTCTGTACTGACTGCGGACGGACGTACCCACTCGAGGGCCCCTGGCGATGTGCATGCGGGAGTCCGCTCGACCTGCGGGGGCTCCCCGATCTGCCCGCACAGCCGCCCGAGCTCGACCGGGACGCCGGACTCTGGGGCTGCGAAGGCTTCCTGCCCGTCGACGCCCGGGTGACACTCGGCGAAGGGTGGACACCGCTGCTCAACGGAAAGGAGGACGGCGTCCAGTACAAACGCGAACACCTGTTTCCAACGGGGAGCTTCAAGGATCGCGGTGCCGCGGTCGTCGTCTCCCACGCCCTCGATCGGGGGGCCGACCGGGTGATCGAAGATTCCTCGGGAAACGCGGGGCTGGCGATCGCGACCTACGCCGCCCGTGCCGGCATTGACGCCGAGATCTTCGTGCCAAGCGACGCCAAACCGGGGAAACTTCGGGCGATCGAACGGACGGGAGCCGCCCTGCGGCAGGTCGAGGGCGACCGAGCGGACGTGACCCAGGCCTGCATTGATGCTGTCGAGGCAGGGGACGGCTACTACGCCAGCCACGCCTGGGAGCCCCTGTTTCTGGTCGGGACGGCGACGTTCGCGCTCGAAGTCGCGGCCCAGCGCGGCTGGGAAGCCCCCGACGCCGTGGTGACGCCACTGGGTCACGGGACGCTGTTTCTGGGCGCGTCTCGCGGGTTCGATCGCCTGCAGCGTGCCGGCTGGATCGACGACGTGCCGCGACTCTTCGGCGTCCAGGCCAGCGGCGTCGCACCGATCGCCGCGGCCCGCGGGAACGATCGCGACGCCGGCCGGAACGACTTCGCCGACGGCATCCAGATCGCCGAGCCGGTCCGACGGGGCGGGATCCTCGACGCGATCGAAGCGAGTGGCGGCGACGCAATCGCCGTCACGGCCGCCGAGACCGAGCAGGCCCACGATCGACTTGCCCGGTGTGGACTCGCAGTCGAGCCGACCAGCGCGACGGCGGTCGCCGGGCTGGAGCGGCTCCGCGAGCAGGGGGCAATTGGCGAAGATGACGACGTCGTCGTCCCACTCACCGGCGACAATTGA
- a CDS encoding DoxX family protein produces the protein MPTASDRTLLTLLLAGVSSVGFAGQASAHVKYVTDEDSTGSAAELFAAVFSDPASVALLAGGALGAGLLLAGYFRFSRLVPDIAVASRTLQSYRPYLPWMLRLTVGLPLVGAGFAGYLFTPSLPVEARLLQVAIGFLLLFGLATRLVAAAGLVIYLGLLATDSTLLLASEYIAGFLAIMIVGAGQPSADMLLRRLVVTEGTLASRARGLPTPAEMIAKVGIDELPVAPLLRLFVGVNFMFLGITQKWLNPAGGIAVVEKYNLTAVVPVSPELWVFGAGLVEAAVGVAFILGLFTRGTAAVGFLMLTTTLFGLPDDPVLAHITLFGLLSALLVVGSGRYSLDASLVPAVRRRLDPGWERRTDHAAAD, from the coding sequence ATGCCAACAGCTTCGGATCGGACACTCCTTACACTCCTGCTCGCTGGAGTCTCATCAGTCGGTTTTGCTGGCCAAGCAAGTGCCCATGTCAAGTACGTCACCGACGAGGATAGTACCGGGAGCGCGGCCGAGCTCTTCGCCGCCGTGTTCAGTGACCCAGCAAGCGTCGCCTTGCTGGCCGGTGGCGCACTGGGTGCGGGGCTGCTCCTCGCCGGTTACTTCCGGTTTTCGCGACTGGTGCCGGATATCGCCGTCGCCAGCCGGACGTTGCAGTCCTACCGGCCGTACCTGCCCTGGATGCTCCGGCTGACGGTCGGTCTGCCCCTCGTGGGGGCCGGCTTCGCCGGCTACCTCTTCACGCCGAGTCTGCCGGTCGAGGCACGCCTCCTCCAGGTCGCGATCGGGTTTTTGCTCCTGTTCGGGCTGGCGACGCGACTGGTCGCCGCCGCGGGGCTGGTCATCTATCTCGGCTTGCTCGCCACTGACAGTACACTCCTGCTGGCCAGCGAGTACATCGCGGGCTTTCTGGCCATCATGATCGTCGGTGCCGGCCAGCCCAGCGCGGACATGCTGCTTCGGCGGCTGGTCGTCACCGAGGGGACGCTCGCCAGCCGCGCCCGCGGACTGCCCACGCCCGCGGAGATGATCGCCAAAGTGGGGATCGACGAGTTACCGGTTGCCCCCCTGTTGCGGCTGTTCGTCGGGGTGAACTTCATGTTTCTCGGTATCACACAGAAGTGGCTCAACCCGGCGGGTGGCATCGCAGTGGTCGAGAAGTACAACCTGACCGCGGTCGTACCGGTGTCCCCGGAGCTGTGGGTGTTCGGTGCTGGATTGGTCGAGGCCGCGGTCGGCGTTGCGTTCATCCTGGGACTGTTCACCAGAGGGACCGCCGCCGTCGGGTTCCTGATGCTAACGACGACGCTGTTCGGGCTGCCCGACGACCCCGTGCTGGCTCACATCACGCTGTTCGGGCTGCTCTCGGCACTGCTGGTCGTCGGAAGCGGCCGGTACTCGCTCGACGCGTCGCTCGTCCCCGCAGTCCGGCGTCGGCTCGACCCGGGCTGGGAACGCCGAACCGACCACGCTGCGGCCGACTGA
- a CDS encoding putative quinol monooxygenase: MIVLHASFPIKPEKREQAIELTDDLVEGSNQEDGTIEYRATVDLQHENVIRFIERYEDAEALEAHTQTEHYQAFGEHLPDLLDGEPEVLRFDVESMEALDV, from the coding sequence ATGATCGTACTTCACGCGTCGTTCCCGATCAAGCCCGAGAAACGAGAGCAAGCCATCGAACTCACCGACGACCTCGTCGAGGGGTCGAACCAGGAGGACGGCACCATCGAGTACCGAGCCACGGTCGACCTTCAACATGAGAACGTGATCCGGTTCATCGAGCGCTACGAGGACGCCGAAGCGCTGGAGGCCCACACCCAGACGGAGCACTACCAGGCCTTCGGCGAACACCTCCCGGACCTGCTCGACGGCGAGCCCGAAGTGCTGCGCTTCGACGTCGAGTCGATGGAAGCACTCGACGTATAG
- a CDS encoding PQQ-binding-like beta-propeller repeat protein yields MNRRQFGLASIGALTTSLAGCGQLDAVLGGNTSDGGENWGAYRGDVARTGRIAAEEGPGESLSVAWQLRYEDIAEEVEDIDLSNGLVMGTHSTWPLLADDLLIWGVQFQSRNNERPGETYMTHRRLVATDTSGAIKWSRELPVLANGNAVPYFGHRIDDGQIYQPTVPADYRRDATDAEGETAPRDSLGVTVLDPETGETERELDLGLSSAGNMIVDDGRIFVEISVDDTDERGLYAFDAESGAEKWAVDTMVETTAPFGSLAGDTIIYARETEEDEPTDLLARNIDDGDLAWDTPLDISGPHLEPVSDPLGFTLPTIAEDIYTAGSRQGSGGWMSPLVALDTEDGAERSRYRPPGIEGENHPYLELSDVTEQNVDELPPASGVYGMPLPMDDLVVATGYGAFGGNDDPETFHCFAIEDGSLAWSVEIGETIGIPVAAGDVIYDTSTPGVKAISTEGDVLDSVNYAEHNVSISWSATPNPPAIGNGLLYVPVGDGIIAIE; encoded by the coding sequence ATGAACAGACGGCAGTTCGGCCTGGCGAGTATCGGGGCACTAACAACGTCCCTAGCCGGCTGTGGACAGCTCGACGCCGTGCTGGGGGGCAATACTAGCGACGGGGGCGAGAACTGGGGTGCCTATAGGGGAGACGTGGCTCGGACAGGCCGGATCGCTGCTGAGGAGGGGCCCGGCGAGTCGCTGTCGGTCGCCTGGCAGTTGCGGTACGAGGACATCGCCGAAGAAGTCGAAGACATCGACCTCTCGAATGGGCTCGTCATGGGAACGCATTCGACGTGGCCACTGCTCGCCGATGACCTGCTTATCTGGGGGGTGCAGTTCCAGAGCAGGAACAATGAGAGACCAGGCGAGACGTATATGACACACCGTCGTTTGGTCGCAACAGACACGTCCGGAGCGATCAAGTGGTCCCGAGAATTGCCTGTGTTAGCGAACGGTAACGCAGTGCCGTATTTTGGCCACCGGATCGACGACGGGCAGATCTACCAGCCAACTGTCCCAGCGGACTATCGACGTGACGCCACCGACGCCGAAGGTGAAACCGCGCCACGCGATTCATTGGGCGTCACCGTCCTCGATCCGGAAACCGGTGAGACCGAGCGCGAACTCGATCTCGGACTGTCGTCTGCAGGGAATATGATCGTTGACGACGGCAGGATCTTCGTCGAGATATCCGTGGACGACACCGATGAGCGTGGACTATACGCGTTCGACGCCGAATCCGGTGCCGAGAAGTGGGCCGTCGACACGATGGTTGAAACAACGGCACCGTTTGGTTCGCTCGCCGGAGACACCATCATCTATGCCAGGGAGACGGAAGAAGATGAGCCAACCGACCTTCTCGCCCGAAATATCGACGACGGGGACCTCGCGTGGGACACGCCGCTCGATATTTCAGGACCCCATCTCGAACCCGTGAGCGATCCCCTCGGGTTCACGCTACCGACGATCGCTGAGGACATCTATACTGCCGGCTCCCGGCAGGGGAGCGGTGGGTGGATGTCTCCGCTCGTCGCCCTCGACACTGAGGATGGGGCGGAACGATCCCGATACAGACCACCGGGGATCGAGGGTGAAAACCACCCGTATCTTGAATTATCCGACGTAACCGAGCAAAACGTCGACGAACTTCCCCCGGCCTCCGGTGTCTATGGCATGCCCCTCCCGATGGACGATCTCGTTGTCGCGACGGGCTATGGCGCGTTCGGGGGAAACGACGACCCCGAGACCTTCCATTGTTTTGCTATCGAAGACGGTTCGCTTGCCTGGTCGGTCGAGATCGGCGAGACGATCGGAATTCCCGTCGCTGCCGGGGACGTTATTTATGATACCTCGACACCGGGCGTGAAAGCGATTTCGACCGAGGGGGATGTTCTCGATTCGGTCAACTACGCGGAACACAACGTATCGATATCCTGGTCGGCAACCCCCAACCCACCAGCAATCGGCAACGGACTGCTGTACGTCCCAGTCGGCGATGGGATCATTGCGATCGAATAG
- a CDS encoding succinylglutamate desuccinylase/aspartoacylase family protein — MTNLGTASADPGEVATGRLYVGETRDGSDVGLPVAVVNGTEDGKTLYLQAASDGDELNGVGVIQRLVPRLDPTEISGTILIVGIVNYHAFQVAEHRNPIDDTKMNRAYPGEETGTTSERIAAATFEAAMRADLVIDLHQGSTSRMIDETRVRCGTRHRLHDECLELAKAFDCGTVLDKKGPDGQLARAAPDEGVPTIDPELGGAVGFDEESIKIGVTGVRNVLRHYDFLDGEAPMDPQTRASSFDQYGAPAGGLLDFEPDLGERVDRGETLFTVTDVFGTVKERVTADSTGIFWRTRRLPQVATGEYVCSVGTDIDSY, encoded by the coding sequence ATGACGAATCTGGGCACGGCGAGCGCCGATCCCGGCGAGGTCGCCACCGGGCGACTGTACGTCGGCGAGACACGGGACGGGAGTGACGTCGGGTTGCCGGTGGCGGTCGTCAACGGAACAGAAGATGGGAAGACACTGTATCTGCAGGCCGCCAGCGACGGCGACGAACTCAACGGCGTCGGCGTGATCCAGCGGCTGGTCCCGCGACTCGATCCGACGGAGATCAGCGGGACGATCCTGATCGTCGGGATCGTCAACTACCACGCCTTCCAGGTGGCCGAGCACCGCAACCCGATCGACGACACGAAGATGAACCGGGCCTACCCCGGCGAGGAAACGGGGACGACCAGCGAGCGCATCGCCGCAGCGACGTTCGAGGCGGCGATGCGGGCCGACCTCGTGATCGACCTCCACCAGGGTTCGACCAGCCGGATGATCGATGAAACACGGGTCCGATGTGGCACCCGCCACCGGTTGCACGACGAGTGTCTCGAACTCGCGAAGGCCTTCGACTGCGGGACCGTCCTCGACAAGAAAGGCCCGGACGGCCAACTCGCGCGGGCCGCCCCCGACGAGGGCGTGCCGACGATCGATCCGGAACTCGGCGGGGCGGTCGGGTTCGACGAGGAGTCGATCAAGATCGGCGTTACAGGCGTCCGGAACGTGCTCAGACACTACGACTTTCTCGACGGAGAGGCCCCGATGGACCCCCAGACCAGAGCGAGTTCCTTCGACCAGTACGGCGCGCCGGCGGGCGGACTCCTCGATTTCGAGCCCGATCTGGGCGAGCGGGTCGATCGCGGCGAGACGCTGTTCACCGTCACCGACGTCTTCGGGACGGTCAAAGAGCGGGTGACCGCCGACTCGACGGGCATCTTCTGGCGGACGCGCCGACTCCCACAAGTGGCGACCGGCGAGTACGTCTGTTCTGTCGGTACCGACATCGACTCGTACTGA
- a CDS encoding FAD-dependent oxidoreductase: MADVAIIGGGPAGLAAAVYTARADQETLVFDKGGGTTRDVDWMENVYGFPEGASGPELVDVGREQATKFGAKIVEEEVVQVGEDGDGYRIETEVDEYEVKGVILATGASYETPAIPHVDDYEGGGVSYCVECDAFFYRDKPVAVVGAGNYAAKEAMMLLDYTDDVRVLTNGNAIDMDDALLDQLEGEGIPVIEEPVDHIVGDEVVEGVELDAGEQLDVEGVFIALGAAGGTDIADMLGIPRDGSYLDVDEDQYTGVDRVYAAGDLTGGQRQVNVSVGEGTTAAINLLEDFRGGEYIDYKKIEA; this comes from the coding sequence ATGGCAGACGTAGCGATCATCGGTGGCGGTCCGGCTGGATTGGCCGCAGCCGTCTACACGGCACGCGCAGATCAGGAAACGCTTGTCTTCGACAAGGGCGGTGGCACGACCAGGGATGTCGACTGGATGGAGAACGTCTACGGGTTCCCGGAGGGCGCGAGCGGCCCCGAACTCGTCGACGTGGGCCGCGAGCAGGCGACGAAGTTCGGCGCGAAAATTGTCGAGGAAGAGGTCGTCCAGGTCGGCGAGGACGGCGACGGCTACCGCATCGAGACCGAGGTCGACGAGTACGAGGTGAAGGGCGTCATCCTCGCGACCGGCGCGTCCTACGAGACGCCGGCGATCCCCCACGTCGACGACTACGAGGGCGGCGGCGTCTCCTACTGTGTCGAGTGTGACGCCTTCTTCTATCGCGACAAGCCAGTCGCGGTCGTCGGTGCGGGCAACTACGCCGCAAAGGAGGCGATGATGCTGCTGGATTACACCGACGACGTGCGCGTGCTCACCAACGGCAACGCTATCGACATGGACGACGCGCTGCTCGACCAGCTCGAGGGCGAGGGCATTCCGGTCATCGAGGAACCGGTCGATCACATCGTCGGCGACGAGGTCGTCGAGGGTGTCGAACTCGACGCGGGCGAGCAACTCGACGTCGAAGGCGTCTTCATCGCGCTCGGCGCGGCGGGCGGGACCGACATCGCCGACATGCTGGGCATTCCGCGTGACGGTTCGTACCTCGACGTCGACGAGGACCAGTACACGGGCGTCGACCGCGTCTACGCTGCCGGCGACCTGACTGGCGGGCAACGCCAGGTCAACGTCTCGGTCGGCGAGGGGACGACGGCGGCGATCAACCTGCTGGAGGACTTCCGCGGCGGCGAGTACATCGACTACAAGAAGATCGAAGCCTGA
- a CDS encoding TATA-box-binding protein, which produces MVDPKETINIENVVASTGIGQELDLQSVAMDLEGADYDPEQFPGLVYRTQEPKSAALIFRSGKIVCTGAKSTDDVHESLRIVFGKLRDLEIQVDEDPEIVVQNIVTSADLGRNLNLNAIAIGLGLENIEYEPEQFPGLVYRLDDPDVVALLFGSGKLVITGGKEPDDAKKAVDKIVSRLEELGLLE; this is translated from the coding sequence ATGGTTGACCCCAAGGAAACAATCAACATCGAAAACGTCGTCGCCTCAACCGGTATCGGTCAGGAGCTCGATCTCCAGAGCGTGGCGATGGACCTCGAAGGGGCCGATTACGACCCCGAGCAGTTCCCCGGCCTCGTCTATCGGACCCAGGAACCCAAGTCGGCGGCGCTGATCTTCCGATCAGGCAAGATCGTCTGTACCGGCGCAAAGAGTACCGACGACGTCCACGAGAGTCTCCGGATCGTGTTCGGGAAGCTCCGTGACCTGGAGATTCAGGTCGACGAGGACCCCGAGATCGTCGTCCAGAACATCGTCACCTCGGCCGATCTGGGCCGGAATCTCAACCTGAACGCGATCGCGATCGGGCTGGGACTGGAGAACATCGAGTACGAACCCGAGCAGTTCCCCGGTCTCGTCTACCGGCTGGACGACCCCGACGTCGTCGCACTCCTCTTTGGCTCCGGAAAGCTCGTCATCACCGGCGGCAAGGAACCCGACGACGCCAAGAAGGCCGTCGACAAGATCGTCTCCCGGCTCGAAGAACTCGGCCTGCTGGAATAA